A region from the Arachis ipaensis cultivar K30076 chromosome B01, Araip1.1, whole genome shotgun sequence genome encodes:
- the LOC110263700 gene encoding uncharacterized protein LOC110263700 produces the protein MASQGSVSSQKSSRRRRTLICNCGEPPVLRWSKTPENPGRRFWGCIGKECTFFSWADGVAETEEAEVARLKMKISTLKTKLVYAKCKLLVAVIFGVLGWFMVILMVYLWVKNGTHLRLGY, from the exons ATGGCTTCCCAAGGCTCGGTATCATCACAAAAAAGCAGTCGGAGACGACGAACGCTTATATGCAACTGTGGTGAACCCCCTGTACTGAGATGGTCGAAGACACCAGAAAATCCCGGCCGGAGATTTTGGGGCTGT ATTGGGAAGGAGTGCACATTTTTTTCCTGGGCAGATGGAGTTGCAGAGACAGAAGAGGCTGAGGTTGCAAGGTTGAAGATGAAGATTTCCACCTTGAAGACTAAATTAGTTTATGCTAAATGCAAACTGTTGGTGGCTGTTATTTTTGGTGTGTTGGGTTGGTTTATGGTGATTTTAATGGTTTATTTGTGGGTGAAGAATGGAACCCATTTGAGATTAGGGTATTAA
- the LOC110266512 gene encoding uncharacterized protein LOC110266512, with translation MDDFSVRVHHRGRFCSDKGKNEYIDGEVTTVDWCDRDRWSVIEAYDVVGKLGYIAENIGVLWYKDTKLGLEGLKLLKGDEEAMEMANIGVEKKVVDLYVVHKASIPDDFCYDIGYLDVGGGSKVVEEECVDADSGPSDIRQAQNIQAEAQGGGVDMEA, from the coding sequence ATGGATGATTTCAGTGTTAGAGTTCATCACAGGGGTAGGTTTTGTAGTGATAAGGGAAAAAATGAGTATATTGATGGTGAGGTGACAACGGTTGATTGGTGTGACAGAGATAGATGGAGTGTTATAGAAGCTTATGATGTGGTTGGAAAACTTGGGTACATTGCTGAAAACATTGGGGTACTGTGGTATAAAGATACTAAATTAGGATTAGAAGGGTTGAAGTTGTTGAAAGGTGATGAAGAAGCAATGGAAATGGCAAATATAGGAGTTGAAAAAAAGGTAGTTGATTTGTATGTGGTGCATAAGGCTTCAATCCCTGATGATTTTTGTTACGACATTGGTTATTTAGATGTTGGGGGTGGCAGCAAAGTTGTTGAGGAGGAGTGTGTGGATGCTGATAGTGGGCCAAGTGATATTAGACAGGCCCAAAATATTCAAGCAGAAGCCCAAGGTGGAGGGGTGGATATGGAGGCCTAA
- the LOC107629176 gene encoding uncharacterized protein LOC107629176 isoform X1: protein MASFSVEEFIGNGVLKELLPNLLEEGWEDVPTLKVMNSEDMDSMNMTQKQKEALGIRTYLHDCGLMQYADKIEACGRSLPELLNLSTIDLSAQFDMKRGHIARFINRTRFSDPHGLQALSARRTSMSYKEDRIPKRLLSNGSNSMMRSNEYSLAEPKIKEGYVFKGIVASEPADPRACGCVKPPPAVDQVAPYSAIENISVQKLTPEYKIGMEPLVKTKTPPMKASELWRHKPAVFLCLRRPGCIMCRAEAHKLFSQKPIFDALGVQLFAVLHEHIEAEVKDFWPRYWGGVVLFDRGRDFFKALGGGNLLKEKFLTGFLLNPRAISNYKRAKNMGIQQNFKGEGEIKGGLFIVGSGKGGIAYQFIERNFGDWAPLAEVIEICTQMQVINHCFLLFNMIVGR, encoded by the exons ATGGCTTCATTTTCAGTAGAGGAATTCATaggaaatggagttttgaaggaaCTGCTTCCTAATTTGTTGGAAGAAGGTTGGGAAGATGTGCCAACCCTCAAGGTTATGAATTCAGAGGATATGGATTCAATGAACATGACACAAAAACAAAAG GAGGCACTTGGAATCAGGACATACCTGCATGATTGCGGATTGATGCAATATGCAGATAAGATAGAGGCCTGCGGGAGAAGTTTGCCGGAGCTTCTCAATTTAAGCACTATAGATCTTTCTGCTCAGTTTGACATGAAGAGGGGTCATATCGCCCGCTTCATCAACAGAACCAGATTCAGTGACCCCCACGGATTACAAGCACTCTCTGCTAGAAGAACCAGCATGAGCTACAAAGAAGATAGGATCCCAAAGCGCCTTTTATCTAATGGCTCCAATAGCATGATGAGATCAAATGAATACTCACTGGCTGAACCTAAGATTAAAGAAGGATATGTCTTCAAAGGGATTGTGGCTAGTGAGCCAGCTGATCCTAGAGCATGTGGCTGCGTGAAACCTCCTCCAGCCGTTGACCAAGTTGCTCCATATTCTGCTATTGAAAATATATCAGTTCAAAAGCTAACACCGGAGTATAAGATTGGCATGGAACCATTGGTGAAAACCAAGACTCCTCCAATGAAGGCTTCAGAACTATGGCGACATAAACCAGCTGTTTTCCTATGTCTACGACGGCCAGG GTGCATCATGTGTAGAGCAGAAGCACACAAACTTTTCTCCCAGAAACCAATATTTGATGCACTTGGGGTTCAACtatttgctgttcttcatgagcACATAGAGGCAGAG GTCAAAGATTTCTGGCCTAGATACTGGGGAGGTGTTGTACTTTTCGATCGGGGAAGGGATTTCTTCAAAGCTCTTGGAGGGGGCAATCTGCTCAAGGAAAAGTTCCTAACGGGATTTCTGTTGAATCCTCGAGCAATTTCCAATTACAAGCGAGCCAAGAATATGGGAATTCAGCAGAACTTCAAAGGCGAAGGCGAAATAAAGGGTGGACTATTCATAGTAGGGAGTGGAAAGGGTGGAATCGCTTACCAATTTATTGAGAGGAACTTTGGTGATTGGGCACCCCTGGCTGAAGTCATTGAGATCTGCACTCAGATGCAGGTAATTAATCATTGTTTCCTCCTTTTCAATATGATTGTTGGTCGCTAA
- the LOC107629176 gene encoding uncharacterized protein LOC107629176 isoform X2 has product MASFSVEEFIGNGVLKELLPNLLEEGWEDVPTLKVMNSEDMDSMNMTQKQKEALGIRTYLHDCGLMQYADKIEACGRSLPELLNLSTIDLSAQFDMKRGHIARFINRTRFSDPHGLQALSARRTSMSYKEDRIPKRLLSNGSNSMMRSNEYSLAEPKIKEGYVFKGIVASEPADPRACGCVKPPPAVDQVAPYSAIENISVQKLTPEYKIGMEPLVKTKTPPMKASELWRHKPAVFLCLRRPGCIMCRAEAHKLFSQKPIFDALGVQLFAVLHEHIEAEVKDFWPRYWGGVVLFDRGRDFFKALGGGNLLKEKFLTGFLLNPRAISNYKRAKNMGIQQNFKGEGEIKGGLFIVGSGKGGIAYQFIERNFGDWAPLAEVIEICTQMQNQQQG; this is encoded by the exons ATGGCTTCATTTTCAGTAGAGGAATTCATaggaaatggagttttgaaggaaCTGCTTCCTAATTTGTTGGAAGAAGGTTGGGAAGATGTGCCAACCCTCAAGGTTATGAATTCAGAGGATATGGATTCAATGAACATGACACAAAAACAAAAG GAGGCACTTGGAATCAGGACATACCTGCATGATTGCGGATTGATGCAATATGCAGATAAGATAGAGGCCTGCGGGAGAAGTTTGCCGGAGCTTCTCAATTTAAGCACTATAGATCTTTCTGCTCAGTTTGACATGAAGAGGGGTCATATCGCCCGCTTCATCAACAGAACCAGATTCAGTGACCCCCACGGATTACAAGCACTCTCTGCTAGAAGAACCAGCATGAGCTACAAAGAAGATAGGATCCCAAAGCGCCTTTTATCTAATGGCTCCAATAGCATGATGAGATCAAATGAATACTCACTGGCTGAACCTAAGATTAAAGAAGGATATGTCTTCAAAGGGATTGTGGCTAGTGAGCCAGCTGATCCTAGAGCATGTGGCTGCGTGAAACCTCCTCCAGCCGTTGACCAAGTTGCTCCATATTCTGCTATTGAAAATATATCAGTTCAAAAGCTAACACCGGAGTATAAGATTGGCATGGAACCATTGGTGAAAACCAAGACTCCTCCAATGAAGGCTTCAGAACTATGGCGACATAAACCAGCTGTTTTCCTATGTCTACGACGGCCAGG GTGCATCATGTGTAGAGCAGAAGCACACAAACTTTTCTCCCAGAAACCAATATTTGATGCACTTGGGGTTCAACtatttgctgttcttcatgagcACATAGAGGCAGAG GTCAAAGATTTCTGGCCTAGATACTGGGGAGGTGTTGTACTTTTCGATCGGGGAAGGGATTTCTTCAAAGCTCTTGGAGGGGGCAATCTGCTCAAGGAAAAGTTCCTAACGGGATTTCTGTTGAATCCTCGAGCAATTTCCAATTACAAGCGAGCCAAGAATATGGGAATTCAGCAGAACTTCAAAGGCGAAGGCGAAATAAAGGGTGGACTATTCATAGTAGGGAGTGGAAAGGGTGGAATCGCTTACCAATTTATTGAGAGGAACTTTGGTGATTGGGCACCCCTGGCTGAAGTCATTGAGATCTGCACTCAGATGCAG AACCAACAGCAAGGTTAG
- the LOC107629176 gene encoding uncharacterized protein LOC107629176 isoform X3: MASFSVEEFIGNGVLKELLPNLLEEGWEDVPTLKVMNSEDMDSMNMTQKQKEALGIRTYLHDCGLMQYADKIEACGRSLPELLNLSTIDLSAQFDMKRGHIARFINRTRFSDPHGLQALSARRTSMSYKEDRIPKRLLSNGSNSMMRSNEYSLAEPKIKEGYVFKGIVASEPADPRACGCVKPPPAVDQVAPYSAIENISVQKLTPEYKIGMEPLVKTKTPPMKASELWRHKPAVFLCLRRPGCIMCRAEAHKLFSQKPIFDALGVQLFAVLHEHIEAEVKDFWPRYWGGVVLFDRGRDFFKALGGGNLLKEKFLTGFLLNPRCRTNSKVRGSLTSHETNAFTSSLEFSFLR; this comes from the exons ATGGCTTCATTTTCAGTAGAGGAATTCATaggaaatggagttttgaaggaaCTGCTTCCTAATTTGTTGGAAGAAGGTTGGGAAGATGTGCCAACCCTCAAGGTTATGAATTCAGAGGATATGGATTCAATGAACATGACACAAAAACAAAAG GAGGCACTTGGAATCAGGACATACCTGCATGATTGCGGATTGATGCAATATGCAGATAAGATAGAGGCCTGCGGGAGAAGTTTGCCGGAGCTTCTCAATTTAAGCACTATAGATCTTTCTGCTCAGTTTGACATGAAGAGGGGTCATATCGCCCGCTTCATCAACAGAACCAGATTCAGTGACCCCCACGGATTACAAGCACTCTCTGCTAGAAGAACCAGCATGAGCTACAAAGAAGATAGGATCCCAAAGCGCCTTTTATCTAATGGCTCCAATAGCATGATGAGATCAAATGAATACTCACTGGCTGAACCTAAGATTAAAGAAGGATATGTCTTCAAAGGGATTGTGGCTAGTGAGCCAGCTGATCCTAGAGCATGTGGCTGCGTGAAACCTCCTCCAGCCGTTGACCAAGTTGCTCCATATTCTGCTATTGAAAATATATCAGTTCAAAAGCTAACACCGGAGTATAAGATTGGCATGGAACCATTGGTGAAAACCAAGACTCCTCCAATGAAGGCTTCAGAACTATGGCGACATAAACCAGCTGTTTTCCTATGTCTACGACGGCCAGG GTGCATCATGTGTAGAGCAGAAGCACACAAACTTTTCTCCCAGAAACCAATATTTGATGCACTTGGGGTTCAACtatttgctgttcttcatgagcACATAGAGGCAGAG GTCAAAGATTTCTGGCCTAGATACTGGGGAGGTGTTGTACTTTTCGATCGGGGAAGGGATTTCTTCAAAGCTCTTGGAGGGGGCAATCTGCTCAAGGAAAAGTTCCTAACGGGATTTCTGTTGAATCCTC GATGCAGAACCAACAGCAAGGTTAGAGGGAGTTTAACCAGCCATGAAACAAATGCATTCACTAGTTCACTAGAATTCAGTTTCTTGCGATAA
- the LOC107629176 gene encoding uncharacterized protein LOC107629176 isoform X6: MASFSVEEFIGNGVLKELLPNLLEEGWEDVPTLKVMNSEDMDSMNMTQKQKEALGIRTYLHDCGLMQYADKIEACGRSLPELLNLSTIDLSAQFDMKRGHIARFINRTRFSDPHGLQALSARRTSMSYKEDRIPKRLLSNGSNSMMRSNEYSLAEPKIKEGYVFKGIVASEPADPRACGCVKPPPAVDQVAPYSAIENISVQKLTPEYKIGMEPLVKTKTPPMKASELWRHKPAVFLCLRRPGCIMCRAEAHKLFSQKPIFDALGVQLFAVLHEHIEAEILGRCCTFRSGKGFLQSSWRGQSAQGKVPNGISVESSMQNQQQG, translated from the exons ATGGCTTCATTTTCAGTAGAGGAATTCATaggaaatggagttttgaaggaaCTGCTTCCTAATTTGTTGGAAGAAGGTTGGGAAGATGTGCCAACCCTCAAGGTTATGAATTCAGAGGATATGGATTCAATGAACATGACACAAAAACAAAAG GAGGCACTTGGAATCAGGACATACCTGCATGATTGCGGATTGATGCAATATGCAGATAAGATAGAGGCCTGCGGGAGAAGTTTGCCGGAGCTTCTCAATTTAAGCACTATAGATCTTTCTGCTCAGTTTGACATGAAGAGGGGTCATATCGCCCGCTTCATCAACAGAACCAGATTCAGTGACCCCCACGGATTACAAGCACTCTCTGCTAGAAGAACCAGCATGAGCTACAAAGAAGATAGGATCCCAAAGCGCCTTTTATCTAATGGCTCCAATAGCATGATGAGATCAAATGAATACTCACTGGCTGAACCTAAGATTAAAGAAGGATATGTCTTCAAAGGGATTGTGGCTAGTGAGCCAGCTGATCCTAGAGCATGTGGCTGCGTGAAACCTCCTCCAGCCGTTGACCAAGTTGCTCCATATTCTGCTATTGAAAATATATCAGTTCAAAAGCTAACACCGGAGTATAAGATTGGCATGGAACCATTGGTGAAAACCAAGACTCCTCCAATGAAGGCTTCAGAACTATGGCGACATAAACCAGCTGTTTTCCTATGTCTACGACGGCCAGG GTGCATCATGTGTAGAGCAGAAGCACACAAACTTTTCTCCCAGAAACCAATATTTGATGCACTTGGGGTTCAACtatttgctgttcttcatgagcACATAGAGGCAGAG ATACTGGGGAGGTGTTGTACTTTTCGATCGGGGAAGGGATTTCTTCAAAGCTCTTGGAGGGGGCAATCTGCTCAAGGAAAAGTTCCTAACGGGATTTCTGTTGAATCCTC GATGCAGAACCAACAGCAAGGTTAG
- the LOC107629176 gene encoding uncharacterized protein LOC107629176 isoform X5, which yields MASFSVEEFIGNGVLKELLPNLLEEGWEDVPTLKVMNSEDMDSMNMTQKQKEALGIRTYLHDCGLMQYADKIEACGRSLPELLNLSTIDLSAQFDMKRGHIARFINRTRFSDPHGLQALSARRTSMSYKEDRIPKRLLSNGSNSMMRSNEYSLAEPKIKEGYVFKGIVASEPADPRACGCVKPPPAVDQVAPYSAIENISVQKLTPEYKIGMEPLVKTKTPPMKASELWRHKPAVFLCLRRPGCIMCRAEAHKLFSQKPIFDALGVQLFAVLHEHIEAEVKDFWPRYWGGVVLFDRGRDFFKALGGGNLLKEKFLTGFLLNPRCR from the exons ATGGCTTCATTTTCAGTAGAGGAATTCATaggaaatggagttttgaaggaaCTGCTTCCTAATTTGTTGGAAGAAGGTTGGGAAGATGTGCCAACCCTCAAGGTTATGAATTCAGAGGATATGGATTCAATGAACATGACACAAAAACAAAAG GAGGCACTTGGAATCAGGACATACCTGCATGATTGCGGATTGATGCAATATGCAGATAAGATAGAGGCCTGCGGGAGAAGTTTGCCGGAGCTTCTCAATTTAAGCACTATAGATCTTTCTGCTCAGTTTGACATGAAGAGGGGTCATATCGCCCGCTTCATCAACAGAACCAGATTCAGTGACCCCCACGGATTACAAGCACTCTCTGCTAGAAGAACCAGCATGAGCTACAAAGAAGATAGGATCCCAAAGCGCCTTTTATCTAATGGCTCCAATAGCATGATGAGATCAAATGAATACTCACTGGCTGAACCTAAGATTAAAGAAGGATATGTCTTCAAAGGGATTGTGGCTAGTGAGCCAGCTGATCCTAGAGCATGTGGCTGCGTGAAACCTCCTCCAGCCGTTGACCAAGTTGCTCCATATTCTGCTATTGAAAATATATCAGTTCAAAAGCTAACACCGGAGTATAAGATTGGCATGGAACCATTGGTGAAAACCAAGACTCCTCCAATGAAGGCTTCAGAACTATGGCGACATAAACCAGCTGTTTTCCTATGTCTACGACGGCCAGG GTGCATCATGTGTAGAGCAGAAGCACACAAACTTTTCTCCCAGAAACCAATATTTGATGCACTTGGGGTTCAACtatttgctgttcttcatgagcACATAGAGGCAGAG GTCAAAGATTTCTGGCCTAGATACTGGGGAGGTGTTGTACTTTTCGATCGGGGAAGGGATTTCTTCAAAGCTCTTGGAGGGGGCAATCTGCTCAAGGAAAAGTTCCTAACGGGATTTCTGTTGAATCCTC GATGCAGGTAA
- the LOC107629176 gene encoding uncharacterized protein LOC107629176 isoform X4, giving the protein MASFSVEEFIGNGVLKELLPNLLEEGWEDVPTLKVMNSEDMDSMNMTQKQKEALGIRTYLHDCGLMQYADKIEACGRSLPELLNLSTIDLSAQFDMKRGHIARFINRTRFSDPHGLQALSARRTSMSYKEDRIPKRLLSNGSNSMMRSNEYSLAEPKIKEGYVFKGIVASEPADPRACGCVKPPPAVDQVAPYSAIENISVQKLTPEYKIGMEPLVKTKTPPMKASELWRHKPAVFLCLRRPGCIMCRAEAHKLFSQKPIFDALGVQLFAVLHEHIEAEILGRCCTFRSGKGFLQSSWRGQSAQGKVPNGISVESSMQVINHCFLLFNMIVGR; this is encoded by the exons ATGGCTTCATTTTCAGTAGAGGAATTCATaggaaatggagttttgaaggaaCTGCTTCCTAATTTGTTGGAAGAAGGTTGGGAAGATGTGCCAACCCTCAAGGTTATGAATTCAGAGGATATGGATTCAATGAACATGACACAAAAACAAAAG GAGGCACTTGGAATCAGGACATACCTGCATGATTGCGGATTGATGCAATATGCAGATAAGATAGAGGCCTGCGGGAGAAGTTTGCCGGAGCTTCTCAATTTAAGCACTATAGATCTTTCTGCTCAGTTTGACATGAAGAGGGGTCATATCGCCCGCTTCATCAACAGAACCAGATTCAGTGACCCCCACGGATTACAAGCACTCTCTGCTAGAAGAACCAGCATGAGCTACAAAGAAGATAGGATCCCAAAGCGCCTTTTATCTAATGGCTCCAATAGCATGATGAGATCAAATGAATACTCACTGGCTGAACCTAAGATTAAAGAAGGATATGTCTTCAAAGGGATTGTGGCTAGTGAGCCAGCTGATCCTAGAGCATGTGGCTGCGTGAAACCTCCTCCAGCCGTTGACCAAGTTGCTCCATATTCTGCTATTGAAAATATATCAGTTCAAAAGCTAACACCGGAGTATAAGATTGGCATGGAACCATTGGTGAAAACCAAGACTCCTCCAATGAAGGCTTCAGAACTATGGCGACATAAACCAGCTGTTTTCCTATGTCTACGACGGCCAGG GTGCATCATGTGTAGAGCAGAAGCACACAAACTTTTCTCCCAGAAACCAATATTTGATGCACTTGGGGTTCAACtatttgctgttcttcatgagcACATAGAGGCAGAG ATACTGGGGAGGTGTTGTACTTTTCGATCGGGGAAGGGATTTCTTCAAAGCTCTTGGAGGGGGCAATCTGCTCAAGGAAAAGTTCCTAACGGGATTTCTGTTGAATCCTC GATGCAGGTAATTAATCATTGTTTCCTCCTTTTCAATATGATTGTTGGTCGCTAA
- the LOC107629085 gene encoding putative pentatricopeptide repeat-containing protein At1g68930, whose protein sequence is MPPSSSNYYCSLLKVCCEIRNINQLKKLHCLIIKAFIDPETFLLNNIISSYAKLGRIRYARTVFDKMPQPNVYSWNSILSAYSKLGQVSEMENLFVAMPTRDVVSWNSLISGYAGCGSLDQSVKAYNLMLNDGLYHLNRITLSTMLILASDQGCVYLGQQIHGHVVKFGFGCYVFVGSPLVNMYLRMGMVSSARQAFEEVSEKNVVLYNTLLTGLMRCGRIEDSRRLFYDMRERDSISWTTMITGSAQNGLHEEAIDFFREMRLENLEIDQYTFGSVLTACGGLMALQEGKQVHAYIIRTDYKDNIFVGSALVDMYCKCKSIKSAETVFKRMSCKNVISWTAMLVGYGQNGYSEEAVKVFCDMQNFGIEPDDFTLGSVISSCANLASLEEGAQFHGRALVSGLISFLTVSNALVTLYGKCGSLEDSHRLFNEMTFRDEVSWTALVSGYAQFGKADETIRLFETMLAHGLKPDKVTFIGVLAACSRAGLVENGKQIFESMIKEHGITPIQDHYTCMIDLFSRAGRLDEARNFINRMPFGPDGIGWSTLLSSCRFHGNMEIGKWAAESLLELEPHNTACYILLSSIYAAKGEWEEVAKLRKGMRDKGLRKEPGCSWIKYKNQVYIFSADDQSNPFLDRIYSELEKLHDKMIQEGYVPDMNSVLHDVGDSEKLRMLNHHSEKLAIAFGLIFIPPGLPIRVVKNLRVCGDCHNATKYISKITQREILVRDAARFHLFKGGTCSCGDFW, encoded by the coding sequence atgccaCCCTCTTCTTCCAACTACTACTGTTCTTTGCTCAAAGTTTGCTGCGAAATCCGCAATATTAACCAACTCAAGAAGCTCCATTGCCTCATAATCAAGGCTTTCATAGACCCAGAAACATTCTTATTGAATAACATCATCAGCTCTTATGCAAAACTCGGCAGAATCAGATATGCACGTACGGTGTTCGACAAAATGCCCCAACCGAATGTATACTCGTGGAACAGCATTCTTTCTGCGTATTCAAAACTGGGTCAGGTTTCTGAGATGGAAAACTTGTTTGTTGCCATGCCAACCCGTGATGTGGTGTCTTGGAATTCCCTTATTTCGGGGTATGCTGGTTGTGGTTCCCTTGACCAATCAGTGAAGGCCTATAACTTGATGTTGAATGATGGGCTGTACCATCTGAATAGGATCACGCTCTCGACGATGCTTATTCTTGCATCTGATCAGGGGTGTGTCTATTTGGGACAGCAGATTCATGGGCATGTGGTGAAATTCGGTTTTGGGTGTTATGTTTTTGTTGGGAGTCCTTTAGTGAATATGTACTTGAGGATGGGAATGGTATCTTCTGCAAGGCAAGCTTTTGAAGAAGTGTCGGAGAAGAATGTGGTTTTGTATAATACTTTGTTGACGGGGCTTATGCGATGTGGTAGGATTGAAGATTCGAGGCGTTTGTTTTATGATATGCGAGAGAGGGATTCGATTTCTTGGACAACAATGATCACAGGGTCTGCTCAGAATGGGTTGCACGAAGAAGCTATTGATTTTTTCAGAGAGATGAGATTGGAAAATCTAGAGATCGATCAGTACACATTTGGAAGTGTGTTAACTGCATGTGGTGGTCTTATGGCTTTGCAAGAAGGCAAGCAGGTTCATGCTTACATAATTAGGACTGATTATAAGGATAATATATTTGTCGGCAGCGCTCTTGTTGACATGTATTGCAAATGCAAGAGTATAAAATCAGCAGAAACGGTTTTCAAGAGGATGTCCTGCAAGAATGTTATCTCTTGGACCGCAATGTTGGTGGGATATGGACAGAATGGTTATAGTGAAGAAGCTGTTAAAGTCTTTTGTGATATGCAAAACTTTGGGATCGAGCCAGATGATTTTACCCTTGGGAGTGTAATTAGCTCATGCGCAAACCTTGCAAGCTTAGAAGAGGGTGCCCAATTTCATGGGAGGGCTCTGGTTTCTGGCCTGATTTCTTTTCTTACTGTTTCCAATGCACTAGTTACATTATATGGGAAGTGTGGGAGCCTTGAAGACTCTCATCGACTTTTTAATGAAATGACCTTCAGAGATGAAGTCTCTTGGACAGCACTTGTTTCTGGATATGCACAGTTTGGTAAAGCCGATGAAACAATCAGGTTATTCGAAACAATGTTAGCACATGGTTTGAAACCCGACAAGGTTACTTTCATTGGGGTTCTTGCAGCTTGCAGTAGGGCAGGACTAGTAGAGAACGGAAAACAGATATTTGAATCGATGATTAAGGAACATGGGATTACGCCAATTCAAGATCATTACACCTGCATGATTGACCTTTTTAGTCGAGCTGGTAGATTAGATGAAGCAAGGAATTTTATAAATAGGATGCCTTTCGGTCCTGATGGAATTGGTTGGTCAACCTTATTAAGTTCATGTAGATTCCATGGAAACATGGAAATTGGCAAGTGGGCTGCTGAGTCTCTCTTGGAATTAGAACCACATAACACTGCATGCTACATCTTACTTTCCAGCATCTATGCAGCCAAAGGGGAATGGGAAGAAGTTGCCAAATTAAGAAAAGGGATGAGAGATAAGGGACTGCGAAAGGAACCAGGATGTAGCTGGATCAAATATAAGAACCAAGTATACATTTTCTCTGCGGATGATCAGTCAAATCCATTTTTGGATCGGATATATTCTGAGCTTGAAAAGCTGCATGACAAAATGATACAAGAAGGATATGTGCCTGATATGAATTCTGTTCTGCATGATGTTGGGGATTCAGAGAAATTAAGAATGCTTAATCATCATAGTGAAAAGCTTGCTATTGCCTTTGGATTGATATTTATTCCTCCTGGTCTCCCCATAAGAGTAGTTAAAAATCTGAGGGTTTGTGGGGATTGCCACAATGCCACTAAGTATATATCTAAGATCACCCAGAGGGAAATTCTAGTGAGAGATGCTGCCCGGTTCCACTTGTTTAAAGGTGGAACGTGTtcttgtggagacttttggtga